One window from the genome of Penaeus monodon isolate SGIC_2016 chromosome 2, NSTDA_Pmon_1, whole genome shotgun sequence encodes:
- the LOC119579532 gene encoding uncharacterized protein LOC119579532, with amino-acid sequence MTFLGFSMDGFTTEFVKPVTWIPVAAVIVCLAVLSLSCWVAKYIVLWTERKEKVATSSDPKNETRKPAEEKPDPMVYYISESAGRPWSSLFPRRSSAISINIDAPRDIYAFSTSSLEDEVFQDVIEECEFHSVYNGSSSESVKMPSSLYACDEKTMSFGSENSERTLQSFPQTSEESLFSQEIFV; translated from the exons ATGACTTTTCTTGGATTTAGCATGGATGGATTTACAACTGAATTCGTGAAGCCTGTTACGTGGATTCCCGTGGCTGCCGTTATTGTTTGTCTTGCAGTGCTTTCTTTGTCCTGTTGGGTTGCGAAATATATTGTGCTTTGGacggagaggaaagag AAAGTTGCAACGTCATCAGATCCGAAGAACGAAACTCGCAAACCAGCTGAGGAAAAACCCGACCCGATGGTCTACTACATCTCGGAATCTGCCGGTCGCCCTtggtcctccctcttccctcgacGATCGTCTGCAATATCCATCAACATCGACGCGCCGAGAGACATCTACGCCTTCTCGACCTCATCCTTAGAAGACGAAGTGTTTCAAGATGTCATAGAAGAGTGCGAATTCCACTCCGTGTATAATGGGAGCAGTAGTGAGTCGGTAAAGATGCCATCATCGCTCTATGCCTGTGACGAGAAAACTATGAGTTTCGGCAGTGAGAACAGTGAGAGAACTTTGCAGTCTTTTCCTCAAACGAGTGAGGAAAGTTTGTTCTCTCAAgaaatttttgtttga
- the LOC119577886 gene encoding uncharacterized protein LOC119577886, with protein sequence MPHRGFNTEHLDLLTWLPVAVVVAMLMVMALSCWAAKHAVLWKRRVEEAAAIAGGKSAYVEADGGQNFDRDVKQASVIEVSLDRASGFESSPKRASGSESSPKRASGFENSPKRATDFENPYFQIPPKRVPTLNPYSEQTSAADVPTNQPFSTIPTPPNRPPAIDIPSARPDNISTTDHFEKHRQDNASHEDRCNRASSCPNAKTLIKILVAGEEFQMCSVCGNVTRSKQHVNPVVVHAVQPNFNTCLSLGDVTVSTTGRV encoded by the exons ATGCCACATCGAGGTTTCAACACCGAACACCTGGATCTGTTGACGTGGCTTCCTGTTGCAGTCGTCGTTgcaatgttgatggtgatggcgcTGTCGTGCTGGGCTGCCAAACACGCGGTTCTATGGAAGAGGAGGGTAGAG GAAGCCGCAGCAATCGCCGGAGGGAAGAGCGCCTATGTCGAGGCAGACGGTGGCCAGAACTTCGACAGGGATGTAAAACAAGCCTCGGTCATCGAGGTTTCTCTCGATCGAGCTTCAGGATTTGAGAGTTCACCTAAACGGGCTTCAGGTTCTGAAAGTTCACCTAAACGGGCTTCAGGCTTTGAGAATTCACCTAAACGGGCTACAGATTTTGAGAATCCTTACTTTCAAATTCCACCCAAACGCGTCCCAACCCTAAATCCGTATTCCGAACAAACCTCAGCAGCAGATGTTCCAACCAATCAACCTTTTTCAACCATTCCTACCCCACCCAATCGACCCCCAGCCATAGACATCCCCTCCGCTCGCCCAGACAAcatctcaacaacagaccattTTGAAAAACACCGACAGGACAACGCATCTCACGAGGACAGATGCAACAGAGCTTCCAGTTGCCCCAATGCAAAGACTCTTATCAAGATCCTCGTCGCTGGGGAAGAATTTCAAATGTGTTCAGTATGTGGCAACGTTACCAGAAGCAAGCAACACGTTAATCCGGTAGTGGTACATGCTGTCCAGCCGAACTTCAATACGTGTTTATCTTTAGGTGATGTGACTGTTAGTACCACGGGTCGTGTATGA
- the LOC119579537 gene encoding uncharacterized protein LOC119579537, whose protein sequence is MLSVLYVLLLVIISFGVFFATCLVIKAALRLWTCTRSRRHPRDEEIPELYDERTSLIPPASPTITLASETDPRRGSSSASSTSSSYHTFTRSQEQTIVDALCSVQGIPLPISPLPPSPKCEEDNASSKWSFCDSANSDTEVEFYSHPGSYKELSTSSVERSMCSTMEMSLKSALDS, encoded by the exons ATGTTATCGGTTTTGTATGTCCTGTTATTGGTGATCATAAGCTTTGGTGTCTTCTTTGCAACGTGCTTAGTAATTAAAGCAGCTTTGCGACTGTGGACGTGTACTCGG TCCAGGCGACATCCACGTGACGAAGAAATCCCTGAGCTGTATGACGAGCGGACGTCCCTCATCCCGCCTGCCTCTCCCACCATCACCCTGGCGTCTGAAACGGACCCCCGACGtggctcctcctccgcctcctccacctcgtcctcgTACCACACCTTCACCAGGAGCCAAGAACAGACAATCGTCGACGCCCTCTGCAGCGTCCAGGGCATCCCCCTCCCAATCAGTCCTCTTCCTCCGTCACCTAAATGCGAGGAGGATAATGCGTCCTCGAAGTGGAGTTTCTGCGACTCCGCGAACTCGGACACGGAAGTGGAATTCTACTCTCATCCGGGATCGTACAAGGAGCTCTCCACGTCGTCGGTAGAGAGGAGTATGTGCTCCACGATGGAGATGTCCTTGAAATCGGCGCTGGATTCGTAg